The nucleotide sequence TTTTTTACGGGATACTCAACCGCCTATAAGGCCACCTCGCCCGGCGCAACAACCTCCGCCGGTGGGTTCTCAGGGTCCTGCTTCTTCTGCTGGTTCATCAGCTTAGCCAGCTTCGGCGTAATCTCGGGTTCCTCGCCCCGCAGCCGCATAATGGCCAGCTCTTTCATTTTGGATTCAAAGACGATGTCGATATCTTTTCCGTACGTATTCGGCATCGAGTAGAGCCAGTCGGCATGGGCTTCACGCCGGGCCTTGGGGTCTTCATACGCCTGCCGCGAATCGGAGTAGTGAACCACCGGCCGGACATCCCAGGTGTTGACCGCCATCAGGAACGCTTCTTCTTCGGTTAGTCCGTCGGGGTGCAGTGAATAATGAAAGTAATCGAATACGACGGGCGTACCAATGGTTTCGTGAACCGGCACCAGATCGGCCACGCTATACAGACTCGGCCGGTCGTCGTTCTCGACCGTCAGGCGGGCGCGCAGGTTCTCGGACAGCCGCGAAAAATTCTTACAGAAGCGGGCAATCGTTCCCGGTTTGTCGCCGTAGGTTCCGCCGAGGTGGATGTTGATTTTGTTCCAGTGCGAAGGCGTCAGCCCCATCAGATCGAACACCTCAGAGTGATACTCCAGATCGGTGATGGTGTTGTCCAGCACCTTGCCCTGC is from Spirosoma taeanense and encodes:
- the uvsE gene encoding UV DNA damage repair endonuclease UvsE, with the translated sequence MDLTPLNVGYACINLNLQADKIMTNRGMIKKTFTEKGVVYASALALKNIQDLLKIVDWNLAHGFRLFRMSSDLFPWASEYRIASLPDFVEIRATLEEIGSRPIRITTHPGPFNHLAGQGKVLDNTITDLEYHSEVFDLMGLTPSHWNKINIHLGGTYGDKPGTIARFCKNFSRLSENLRARLTVENDDRPSLYSVADLVPVHETIGTPVVFDYFHYSLHPDGLTEEEAFLMAVNTWDVRPVVHYSDSRQAYEDPKARREAHADWLYSMPNTYGKDIDIVFESKMKELAIMRLRGEEPEITPKLAKLMNQQKKQDPENPPAEVVAPGEVAL